One stretch of bacterium DNA includes these proteins:
- a CDS encoding single-stranded DNA-binding protein has protein sequence MASVNKAIIVGNLGRDPEIRYTQNNTPVATFSIATTDQWSDRNGEKQERTEWHRIVAWGRLAEICSQYLQKGKQVYVEGRLQTREWEDKDGNKRYTTEIVAQTMQMLGRPGDGPARDPDAAPRPP, from the coding sequence ATGGCCAGTGTGAACAAGGCGATCATCGTCGGGAACCTCGGCCGGGATCCGGAGATCCGCTACACGCAGAACAACACCCCGGTCGCGACGTTCAGCATCGCGACGACCGACCAGTGGAGCGACCGCAACGGCGAGAAGCAGGAGCGCACCGAGTGGCACCGCATCGTCGCCTGGGGCCGCCTGGCCGAGATCTGCTCGCAGTACCTGCAGAAGGGCAAGCAGGTCTACGTCGAGGGCCGGCTGCAGACCCGCGAGTGGGAGGACAAGGACGGCAACAAGCGCTACACGACCGAGATCGTGGCGCAGACGATGCAGATGCTCGGCCGTCCCGGCGACGGCCCGGCCCGCGATCCCGACGCCGCGCCGCGCCCGCCG